The sequence GAGGAATGCTTCGAACGCGTTGTCGGCATCCTCTCTGTTTGAAAACTCGGCAGAAAGAAAAGCTTGCATCTTGTCCCAGAAGGCGGGGTTGGAGATGGTCTGGTGATAGGATTGGCGCACGGAGGAAGATACTGAAAAAGGTGTCGGCGTTACCATAACCGAGACGAACCAACGAGTGCGTAAACTTACTGGGAGGAGGTGGCGCGTCAAGTGCGAGCGCGTGCGGGGAAGGAGCCCTGCCCTCTGGATCCGGAATAGGAGAAAGCACAACCGAGGGAATGTTCTCCTGCGAGGGCAGCCGTAAATGGCTGGGCGATTTCTCAGACAAGGTTGCCATTGGGCGTTCTATGCCAGTCCACTCGACACCGGGTTTGATAAGCAGATTGATGGTAGCGCCGTCGCCTATATCGTATTCTTGGAGCAGCTTGTTGTCAGCGAGGGCCTTTCCCTTGAGCAACAGGCGCTGGGCGTCGGCAGGAGGAGCACGTGAGTGTTGAGCGAGTTGCTCTTTGATAGAGGCAATGGAGTCAGTGGGGAGCACAACGAGGGGAAACGCCAACGCAGGCTTTAAGGATTTGACCGTGACGTTTATTTGTCCTGTGCAAGCCGCGGATTAGAAAAAGACTAGTCTCACGAATATTCGATCGAAATAAACCCACCACTTGCACTAGGCTGGGCGTTCTTGCGCTCAGGAGGCGGGGGTATTTCAATCTATGACAATCCGAGTATATAACGCATACGTACAACACGACCCAAGTAAATGCACTCACCGGAACGACCGGTAACTTGCGCGAAAAATCTTCGGGAGCTGGCTCAAACGTGTTTGGATACGTCGTGGGTAACCCAGACAAGGCCGCGACGTGGGACTTGACGAACGTAGCCTCCTCCATCGTGGTTGCAGAAAGGGTTCTCAATCTCCTGGATTATGTAATACACCCAGACTTGCTTGTGACTACCATGGCGGTGAGATCTCCAAGCCATCTTGCGTTCATTCGCCGCATACTAATGTGCAACTAGTCGGGTTTCAGTTATACAGGCGGTAAGCAGGCCATTCAAATAATAACCGTTTAGCTCATTTCGGGCACAGGACGTTCGCGGTGCTTTGCCTTTTGGCAAGAATTTGCCAAAGTAAGTCTCTCCCACACACACGCATATCTTCGGCGGCGCAGCACCGAGCTCATCTCATTTGGCCGCTAGTGCTATGCAAACGCTGATACCCCATCTGAATGTCGGGCGCAATCTGAGGATTATCTAGAATGTCTCCACCATACGAAAGAGGTACGTGTGGTTTCTAGACGTTTCCCTTTCGGTAAATTTCATCCCGTCCTGGTTCATAGATTGCCCGCGCCAAGACTATCAAGACCCATTTTGTCCAGACTCAGGCGCACCAAGGCAAAGAGGGCCGAAAGATTGCGGACATTTTATCCGAGGGGGTGATTGTTGGTGTAGGATTAATAAACAAAGACAAGTAGGACGAATGTTTATATGGTTTGCCTCTACTTAATCAAAAGCTTTCTATGGTATTATGCGCAAGTAAATCGAAAGTCAGGACTAAATGTCTAATGTGCGTAATCGCATTGGTCGGAGCGCTAGTAAATACATGCGAGCCAAGTGACAAACTTAAATAATCCAGGGGATAGTGTCCATGCTTCGAGTGCTCAATCGTAGGTTCCTGGGCTAAAATGAGCGGTCGAAAGAAAATGTTCAAGCTGGTCACATACCTCCCCCATCATCTCCGCCGTCATCACCATAATCTTCGTCCTCTCCATTGTCAAAGTAATTATCTGCATAGTCATTCTCGTCCTATACCAACGGTCAGACCGCCACCGTACGGGCAAGCATGGCTATACGCACCTCATTCTCGTCATCATAGTCCTCTTGGTTTTCTTCATCCGATCCGGCGCCCGAAGCTTTCTCTGAACCTTCCTCCTGTTCCATGCACAGGTCAGAGAGCATTATGCAAGGCAAAATGTACTCACATCATCCTTTTCGTTTGCTTCCAGATTATCCAAATTCAACCGAGCACGCTCTTTCGCCTTCTTGGCTAGATTCCAGAAGTAGAATGTTAGGCAGGTTGATGCTGACAGTGAGCTACACGGACCTTTGCGCTTTTTGGGGTTAAAGTAGGCGTCCCAGAGGTCGGGCGGGAAGAACGCCGGGTTAAGGTCTTTAGCTTGGAGCTTAATCGGTACTGTAGATTTAAGGAACTTGTCCGAGTATCTCGTCTGTTCTGCTAGGGCGTTAAAGCGAGGTTCTGCATGAATGTAGTCGAACCTACCCTCTTTCTTTTGTGGTTCGACGATGTAATACGGTGACGCTCTTAATCTCATGGCTACACCTTCTTGAAGAGCAATGGCCTCCCGCTCATCGTCGGTAATCGAGGATAACAACGGCAGAGGGTCAATGGGCTAGTCCTCACCGGAACGAAACCAGAACCGAGTCAGAACTGCCAGCTTGTATTATATTAGATAAATGAGCTCACCGGGTAAAGAGCAGTCGGTTCTCTCGAAATAGACTGGATGTCTGCAAAGGATAGCCCCATTGGGGGCATATTAGATGCACCCCCAAACCCTCCACGCCCTCCAAAACCTCCTCTGCCACCTCTCGACATTACAAGCAAATTCAAGAAATGAACTTAGAGTTAGGAAATTGAGGATTCAAATTCAACCGCCGGATGCGGATGGCCCGTGCCTCGGGTTTTTTTGCCTGCCCTTATCAAAAGGCGCTTGTTGGTTGTTCGCCACTGCACCTTCTTCTTCCATCCACCTCCTACCCCCACTTCCCCGTTTCTTTTCTCTTTTatttctttctctctttAGCCAACATGTCCGCAGAACTTGACAAGTCTCTTGACCAGGTTAGCAGGAATAAAGCGGGAAAGATAAAAACATGTGTtaatgttttttttttttagatCATGCAATCGCGCCCTAAAAACCGCCGTGGAGCTAGCCGTCGCTCGAGTGCCCCAGCATCGACTAGTGCTCGTCAGCGCTACGCGGGTGCTGCACCCGAGTCGAAGCGTGGTCAAGTTCCGGCTTCTACCGCCGGCGGTGCCCCAGCGCAATCGATTGCCCAGAAGATTATGGTCTCTGGCCTTCCACCCGATGTTAACGAGGAGCAAATCAAGGTTAGCAAAACAATAGTAATACACTGACTCTACGAAACTGACTTGTCTATAGGAGCTCTTCCAATCCACCGTCGGCTCTCTGAGCTCCGTCCAGCTCAACTTTGATTCGCAAGGTCGCTCCAAAGGCACTGCCACGGTTATTTTCCAGAAAAAGGGCGACGCCAACAAGGCCTTTTCTCAGTACAACAACCGCCTTATCGATGGGAGTTAGTAGCCGATTCATATTCACCCCTTTCCATGCTCTGTGCGTTCAAGCATATGTGGCTCTCGATGCGGTGCTCTGGTTGCCTCGTTGCGGTCATATGATGACCATGAGGGATTGGGTTGGCTTTTGCACTGCTTGTTGCAGTTGCTATGGACTTGATGCTGCTCCCAGTATATCTGGTCGAGCGCTTCTATGCATCGGCTTGCGAATAGACATCGCACGAGTACCATCACTCGATAGCCCAGTTGCATGTCTAGCCACCCTTGGACAAGTGCGGATTTCGTATCCTGCCATGTCCCCCATGCATGTTGCGCCGGACCGCGGAGCTTGAAGATCCGAAGAGCGTACTTGGCCTTTATTCTCCTGTCCGTCGAGTCGCATCCGACTAATCAACTTGACATCCTTCACTTTACTTCTACCCAGAACGCCCGATGAAGATCGAAATCGTCATGGACCCCACCAAGGTTCCTCCCCCACCCCTGGCTTCTCGTGTGGCTCCTGCTCCAGAGGCCAAGCAACCCGCTGCCGCCAAGGCTACTGCAGGGTGAGTCTCCACCCCTGCTAATCATAGCGTCATGCTCATCATCAAAATCAAACCTTAGTGGGGATGCGAAGCCCAAGACCGGCAAACCAGGACGTGCTGGACGTGGTCGCCGTCGCAAGAACAACAACGAACGCCCAGCTAAATCTGCTGCTGACTTGGATGCTGAGATGGAGGTATGTAGTAGGGTTTCAGCGTGATTATCCGGTCTAACCGCGTGGGACTCAGGTTTACAAGGCAACCCCTGATGAGGCAACTGCATGATTGGGATGTTGTATACTGGCCTGTGATTAATATTAGTTTCTGCTAGTGTGGTTTATTATTTTGGTGGTACGATACGTGCGACAATACAATTCCTTGCGTTTGTCTATCCTTTACTTGAATCGAGTGCCAGCAAAGATGTGGAGCCCCAAAGGGCGGGGCTTATCTTTATAACGTGGCCGGATGGGCCTCCGACAGTTGCCATCCCGAGCAGAGTTGCTCAAGCTTCGTCGCCGAAAATTCCTCCGAGGGTTGAGATCATCATACTCTCCTTTTTTGATATTGCGCTCGGTCAACGCGATTGGCTCGTATAGTGGGCTTCGTTCCGATGATCGTGCTTACCCGACTATCATAGGCACCCATCCTGGTCTGAACCACCAACGACAGTGTTTTATACCCACCCTTAATCTTGACATCACCCAGTTTCGGAGGCAGCGGACTGCTATTTCAGAAAGCGGGCCAACCGCAACGAGGCACATCTAGCGCTGGACATCCCTTGAGACCGCGACGGGGGCACATGATAGGGTCTTGCTCAGAAATCAATAGAACCTGATCAGCCCGGTGGCCACCCCGCTCAGGCGCATATCTTGTGTGAACCTGCAGACAGCTGTGGGACTTGTCTTTCTCCATTATCTGGAGAAGTATCACATAGACACTGGTTCGCGCAAGGGACGCTCTCGAATCTTTCAACCGAAGAAGTTCAATCTAGACTTTCCGTTCGTATTCCTAGATTTCTGGTTATATATGTATGCTGGCTGCGACGCGAGCTCGGCTTGCTCTACTACTCGACCATCTCGCTCAGTGCCTGGTGTTTGCAGTCGTTTATCGCTGGATCCGCGCCGCATCGACAGGGCTCG comes from Rhizoctonia solani chromosome 4, complete sequence and encodes:
- a CDS encoding RNA recognition motif protein; this translates as MSAELDKSLDQIMQSRPKNRRGASRRSSAPASTSARQRYAGAAPESKRGQVPASTAGGAPAQSIAQKIMVSGLPPDVNEEQIKELFQSTVGSLSSVQLNFDSQGRSKGTATVIFQKKGDANKAFSQYNNRLIDGKRPMKIEIVMDPTKVPPPPLASRVAPAPEAKQPAAAKATAGGDAKPKTGKPGRAGRGRRRKNNNERPAKSAADLDAEMEVYKATPDEATA
- a CDS encoding DNA-directed RNA polymerase III subunit RPC31, whose protein sequence is MSRGGRGGFGGRGGFGGASNMPPMGLSFADIQSISREPTALYPPIDPLPLLSSITDDEREAIALQEGVAMRLRASPYYIVEPQKKEEQTRYSDKFLKSTVPIKLQAKDLNPAFFPPDLWDAYFNPKKRKAKKAKERARLNLDNLEANEKDDEEGSEKASGAGSDEENQEDYDDENEDENDYADNYFDNGEDEDYGDDGGDDGGGTYD
- a CDS encoding NADH-ubiquinone oxidoreductase family protein, whose translation is MASGFSYTGGRSRCFAFWQEFAKCYANADTPSECRAQSEDYLECLHHTKEIARAKTIKTHFVQTQAHQGKEGRKIADILSEGVIVGVGLINKDK